One Cellulomonas sp. Y8 DNA segment encodes these proteins:
- a CDS encoding glycosyltransferase — MTAAPAPDAAPRPVRVVVLDHTAQLGGAELALLRTVRALDPAAVEVTVVLFADGPLAGRLRDAGVAVRVLHLDPRIAQTDRAAAGRSAVGAARSAAATLPFVARLARLLRDLQPDVVHTTSLKADVLGLPAARLARRPLVWHVHDRIAEDYLPAPVARVLRVLARRGPRHVVVNSHATARTLLPLPRGWTLAYPGLAPEQVAADPAARPAPATPVIGLVGRVSPTKGQREFVAAAALLAERFPDARFRVVGAALFEEQAYEVELRAQVAALGLTDRVELTGWVADPVGEIDRLSVLVHASPVPEPFGQVVVEGMARGVPVVATAGGGVDEIAVAADGTPRCLVVAPRDVPALAEAVARVLDRPEEAAARADRAWKDVQADYAVARTAERLTAVWRRVARPARG, encoded by the coding sequence GTGACCGCGGCCCCCGCACCGGACGCCGCCCCGCGCCCGGTGCGGGTGGTCGTCCTCGACCACACCGCCCAGCTCGGCGGCGCGGAGCTGGCGCTGCTGCGCACGGTCCGTGCGCTCGACCCGGCCGCGGTCGAGGTCACCGTCGTGCTGTTCGCCGACGGGCCCCTGGCCGGGCGGCTGCGGGACGCCGGGGTCGCGGTCCGGGTCCTGCACCTGGACCCCCGGATCGCGCAGACCGACCGCGCGGCCGCCGGCCGGTCCGCCGTCGGCGCGGCCCGCTCGGCGGCCGCGACCCTGCCGTTCGTGGCGCGGCTCGCCCGGCTGCTCCGGGACCTGCAGCCCGACGTCGTGCACACGACGTCCCTCAAGGCGGACGTCCTGGGCCTGCCCGCCGCCCGGCTCGCCCGCCGCCCGCTCGTCTGGCACGTGCACGACCGGATCGCCGAGGACTACCTGCCGGCGCCGGTCGCCCGGGTGCTGCGGGTGCTGGCGCGCCGCGGGCCCCGGCACGTCGTCGTGAACTCGCACGCCACCGCGCGCACGCTGCTGCCGCTGCCGCGCGGCTGGACGCTCGCGTACCCCGGCCTCGCGCCGGAGCAGGTCGCCGCCGACCCGGCCGCCCGCCCCGCACCCGCCACCCCCGTGATCGGGCTGGTCGGCCGGGTGAGCCCGACGAAGGGCCAGCGCGAGTTCGTGGCCGCCGCCGCGCTGCTCGCCGAGCGGTTCCCCGACGCCCGGTTCCGGGTGGTCGGCGCCGCGCTGTTCGAGGAGCAGGCGTACGAGGTCGAGCTGCGCGCGCAGGTCGCGGCGCTGGGTCTCACCGACAGGGTCGAGCTGACCGGCTGGGTCGCGGACCCCGTCGGGGAGATCGACCGCCTGTCGGTCCTGGTGCACGCCTCGCCGGTGCCGGAGCCGTTCGGCCAGGTCGTCGTCGAGGGCATGGCCCGTGGCGTGCCGGTGGTCGCGACCGCGGGCGGCGGCGTGGACGAGATCGCCGTGGCGGCCGACGGCACGCCGCGGTGCCTCGTGGTGGCGCCGCGGGACGTGCCGGCGCTGGCCGAGGCCGTCGCGCGGGTGCTGGACCGCCCGGAGGAGGCGGCGGCGCGCGCGGACCGCGCGTGGAAGGACGTGCAGGCGGACTACGCGGTCGCCCGCACGGCCGAGCGGCTCACCGCGGTGTGGCGGCGGGTCGCGAGGCCCGCACGCGGCTGA
- a CDS encoding glycosyltransferase produces the protein MSAGTRDAAGPAVGPDAAADPAARPGGTAAAGDRRDLVVLSLEPWDEVWRRNQHLVAGLLAADPGLRVLFVEPPVDHLHDLRRGASPTFGRRLRALGPDDGAPEGRAWAYRPTKWLPRRLDPAGDDRRARTVARVARRLGMPDPVLWVNDPDGAAVLRATGWRSLYDVTDDWLRAVREPAELARTRAAEDLLVERCAEVVVCSPALARAKGADRPVTLLTNAVDVDAYRTPQPRPADLPDGPYAVYVGTMHPDRLDVEACLRVATHLRATGARLVLVGPALLDPLDLTRLDAAGALVLGPRPAALVPGYLQHAGVLLVPHVVDGFTDSLDPIKLYEYLAVGRPVVATPVAGFRDQPADRVTTASPQNLADAVVRVLAEGRPDGIGPAPADVPRWSDRVREMQAVLSRVRASRPAATPR, from the coding sequence GTGAGCGCCGGGACCCGGGACGCGGCGGGCCCCGCGGTGGGCCCCGACGCGGCCGCGGACCCCGCGGCCCGCCCCGGCGGCACCGCGGCCGCCGGCGACCGCCGCGACCTCGTCGTGCTCTCCCTCGAGCCGTGGGACGAGGTGTGGCGCCGCAACCAGCACCTGGTCGCCGGGCTGCTCGCGGCCGACCCCGGCCTGCGGGTGCTGTTCGTCGAGCCGCCGGTCGACCACCTGCACGACCTGCGGCGCGGCGCGTCCCCGACGTTCGGCCGGCGGCTGCGCGCGCTGGGGCCGGACGACGGCGCCCCCGAGGGCCGCGCCTGGGCGTACCGACCCACCAAGTGGCTGCCCCGGCGCCTCGACCCGGCGGGCGACGACCGCCGCGCGCGCACCGTCGCCCGGGTGGCGCGCCGGCTCGGCATGCCCGACCCCGTGCTCTGGGTGAACGACCCCGACGGCGCCGCGGTGCTCCGCGCCACCGGCTGGCGGTCGCTGTACGACGTGACCGACGACTGGCTGCGGGCCGTGCGCGAGCCCGCCGAGCTCGCGCGGACCCGCGCGGCGGAGGACCTGCTCGTCGAGCGGTGCGCCGAGGTCGTCGTGTGCTCCCCCGCCCTCGCGCGGGCCAAGGGCGCCGACCGCCCGGTCACGCTGCTGACCAACGCCGTCGACGTCGACGCCTACCGCACGCCGCAGCCGCGCCCCGCGGACCTGCCGGACGGGCCGTACGCGGTGTACGTCGGGACGATGCACCCGGACCGCCTGGACGTGGAGGCCTGCCTGCGGGTCGCCACCCACCTGCGGGCGACCGGAGCGCGCCTCGTCCTCGTCGGCCCCGCGCTGCTCGACCCGCTGGACCTGACCCGGCTGGACGCCGCCGGCGCCCTGGTGCTGGGCCCGCGCCCGGCGGCGCTGGTGCCCGGGTACCTGCAGCACGCCGGCGTCCTGCTCGTGCCGCACGTGGTCGACGGGTTCACCGACTCGCTGGACCCGATCAAGCTCTACGAGTACCTGGCCGTCGGCCGGCCCGTCGTCGCCACCCCGGTCGCGGGGTTCCGGGACCAGCCCGCGGACCGCGTGACCACGGCCTCGCCGCAGAACCTCGCCGACGCCGTCGTGCGGGTGCTCGCGGAGGGCCGCCCGGACGGGATCGGGCCGGCGCCGGCGGACGTGCCGCGCTGGTCGGACCGGGTGCGCGAGATGCAGGCGGTGCTCAGCCGCGTGCGGGCCTCGCGACCCGCCGCCACACCGCGGTGA
- a CDS encoding glycosyltransferase family 4 protein translates to MTAPGAPAAPPDVVHVVCTDAFAGVERYVTTLARTQDARGLRVHVLGGAADRMPAELAGSGVRWSPAPTPLRAARALRGLDARLVHAHMTAAELAATAAARAPVVATRHFADRRGSSAVGRAVGRFVAPRIAAQVAISAFVADRVEGPSTVVHPGVPVVPRTGAEPDRRPVVLMAQRLEAEKRTDVALRMWAASGLAAEGWELHLAGDGALRPELEALAASLGLGGSVRFLGMRADVPALLATAGIFFAPRGDEPYGLSAVEAMAHGTPVVAGRGGGHSETVGAADGAVLVPPDDVEAAGAALARLARDPERRAAYGEELRALQQRRFGPETHADGIAAVYAAALGAPLVATTAPAAASTPAAPEAAR, encoded by the coding sequence GTGACCGCGCCCGGCGCCCCCGCGGCGCCCCCCGACGTCGTGCACGTCGTGTGCACCGACGCCTTCGCCGGCGTGGAGCGCTACGTCACGACGCTCGCCCGCACCCAGGACGCCCGCGGCCTGCGGGTGCACGTCCTCGGCGGGGCCGCGGACCGGATGCCCGCCGAGCTCGCGGGCTCCGGCGTCCGCTGGTCCCCCGCGCCCACCCCGCTGCGCGCCGCCCGCGCGCTGCGCGGGTTGGACGCCCGGCTCGTGCACGCGCACATGACCGCCGCCGAGCTCGCCGCGACCGCCGCGGCGCGCGCGCCGGTGGTCGCGACCCGGCACTTCGCCGACCGCCGCGGGTCGTCCGCGGTGGGCCGCGCCGTCGGCCGGTTCGTCGCGCCGCGGATCGCCGCGCAGGTCGCGATCAGCGCGTTCGTGGCCGATCGCGTGGAGGGCCCGTCGACCGTCGTGCACCCCGGCGTCCCGGTGGTCCCGCGCACCGGCGCGGAGCCGGACCGCCGCCCCGTGGTGCTGATGGCGCAGCGGCTCGAGGCCGAGAAGCGCACCGACGTCGCCCTGCGGATGTGGGCCGCCTCCGGCCTGGCCGCCGAGGGCTGGGAGCTGCACCTGGCGGGCGACGGCGCCCTGCGCCCCGAGCTGGAGGCGCTGGCGGCCTCGCTGGGCCTCGGCGGGTCCGTGCGGTTCCTCGGCATGCGCGCCGACGTGCCCGCGCTGCTGGCCACCGCCGGGATCTTCTTCGCGCCGCGCGGCGACGAGCCGTACGGCCTGTCCGCCGTCGAGGCGATGGCGCACGGCACCCCCGTGGTCGCCGGCCGCGGCGGCGGGCACTCCGAGACGGTCGGGGCCGCCGACGGCGCCGTGCTCGTGCCGCCGGACGACGTCGAGGCCGCGGGCGCCGCGCTCGCCCGGCTCGCCCGCGACCCCGAGCGCCGCGCCGCCTACGGCGAGGAGCTGCGGGCGCTGCAGCAGCGCCGGTTCGGGCCGGAGACGCACGCGGACGGGATCGCGGCGGTGTACGCGGCGGCGCTGGGCGCCCCGCTCGTCGCCACGACGGCGCCCGCCGCGGCCTCGACGCCCGCCGCCCCCGAGGCCGCCCGGTGA
- a CDS encoding glycosyltransferase: MRVLRVSHSAVVTAWRGREAALRARGLTVRTLSARTWEEGGRDVDLEPQPGEDVVGVRTIGRHPNVFLYDPRPIWRALGGDWDVLDLHEEPAALATAEVLLLRALRRSRVPYVLYSAQNIAKRYPVPFRWWERRALRGAGAVSVCNAEAGDVLRAKGLSAPAHVVGLGVEAAEAAGSADAATPGADEGTPTDAGVVGAAAPARTGYVGRLLHPHKGLDVLLDAAEADPRITVAIAGAGPHEAALRARAATPALAGRVTFHGHLSGEALAAFYRGLDVLAVPSVPTPGWLEQFGRVAVEAMAAGVPVVASDSGALRDVVGGAGTLMPPGDAAALAAALVAVVDEPGRAARMRAAGTERAGEYTWAAIAERYEAMYREVVAGAGRGDIGGSPRDRRFHAPISSGTADLGERGAGEDDPEVVVVAYGAAELLARALAPVAGALRVTVVDNSGDPEVRRVAEDAGARYLDPGANLGFAAAVNLGVRSARPGADVLLLNPDARVDLAGVRTLHRALRADAGLAAVGPAQVDDDGAPARVRWPFPTPAAAWRPGRGPRRPGDRRRLRDRLRAAAPRRGAGRGRRVRRAVLPVLRGDRLAAPRARRRLALGRGRGRARRPRRRRHQHRPDPARDALPRVPGAVLPDAPRRGGLGVGPRGRRARRGAARAAPRRPRRRRTAAAAALPARPAAGRGGAGRPAHPAAGPRAPGPARPRAHRARRRRRHDPRDRRPGGRRVTTTTPPAVPRAAAPAPELAPGVRPHRVAVSGALAERLPRTTAGRRALAGGALVATALVVGAATSTQPVLALGVAAVVLVVGLTLRMPMALPVLGMPLLLLVNRVGGALSVSDFVLFAAFWPALLFGRRPLTRPMRNVLWASAFYQATVLFTVIANPYVANAVEWFHEWLLVGGALLVGWAIGAAGHARLALGLYVGGSGVVALAALGQFAVNAASGNFGPVYLNEPLLMHKNYIGCVLAFAAIIVYTRPRWLRWNDLICLGLFGLFLAGILVAQSRQALIGLAVAIAVVALRPDPHRHRSKVVLLAIAGAAVVIGTLVQDQLESGNQYNSAYQRLTWFRQSLLIWEQYPWFGAGLRWWYTDRFEENFQPPNAEFEMLSSGGIVGLVGFLVMFLAILVVLWRVDSRYGTLAFVLVLMRFVQGQFDLFWVAAQVSIPFVIAGICLGAQAHAQRSGEVEDEPAVLGPPPPPSSRSTPGPSDSPAGRRARHLREAVVGGRPRRRRPALPVGHREPS; encoded by the coding sequence ATGCGCGTGCTCCGGGTGTCCCACAGCGCCGTCGTCACGGCGTGGCGCGGGCGCGAGGCCGCCCTGCGCGCCCGCGGCCTGACGGTGCGGACGCTCAGCGCGCGCACCTGGGAGGAGGGCGGCCGGGACGTCGACCTGGAGCCGCAGCCGGGCGAGGACGTCGTCGGCGTGCGCACGATCGGCCGCCACCCGAACGTGTTCCTCTACGACCCGCGGCCGATCTGGCGCGCGCTCGGCGGGGACTGGGACGTGCTCGACCTGCACGAGGAGCCTGCCGCGCTGGCCACGGCCGAGGTGCTGCTGCTCCGGGCGCTGCGCCGGTCGCGCGTCCCCTACGTGCTCTACTCCGCGCAGAACATCGCCAAGCGCTACCCCGTGCCGTTCCGCTGGTGGGAGCGCCGGGCCCTGCGCGGGGCCGGCGCGGTCAGCGTGTGCAACGCCGAGGCCGGCGACGTGCTGCGTGCCAAGGGGCTCAGCGCCCCGGCGCACGTCGTCGGGCTCGGCGTCGAGGCGGCGGAGGCGGCCGGGTCCGCCGACGCCGCCACCCCGGGTGCCGACGAGGGCACCCCCACGGACGCCGGCGTAGTCGGTGCGGCCGCCCCCGCACGCACCGGCTACGTCGGCCGCCTCCTGCACCCGCACAAGGGGCTCGACGTGCTGCTCGACGCCGCCGAGGCGGACCCGCGGATCACCGTGGCGATCGCCGGGGCCGGCCCGCACGAGGCCGCGCTGCGCGCTCGGGCCGCGACGCCCGCGCTGGCGGGCCGGGTGACGTTCCACGGGCACCTGTCCGGGGAGGCGCTGGCCGCGTTCTACCGGGGGCTCGACGTGCTCGCGGTCCCGTCCGTGCCGACGCCCGGCTGGCTGGAGCAGTTCGGCCGGGTCGCGGTCGAGGCGATGGCCGCGGGCGTGCCCGTGGTGGCCTCCGACAGCGGGGCGCTGCGCGACGTCGTCGGCGGGGCCGGCACCCTGATGCCCCCGGGCGACGCCGCGGCGCTGGCCGCCGCCCTCGTGGCGGTCGTGGACGAGCCGGGCCGGGCGGCGCGCATGCGCGCGGCGGGCACGGAGCGCGCGGGCGAGTACACCTGGGCGGCGATCGCCGAGCGGTACGAGGCGATGTACCGCGAGGTCGTCGCGGGTGCCGGACGCGGCGACATCGGTGGTTCACCCCGAGATCGGCGGTTCCACGCACCGATCTCGAGCGGGACCGCCGATCTCGGCGAGCGCGGCGCCGGCGAGGACGACCCCGAGGTGGTCGTCGTCGCGTACGGGGCCGCCGAGCTGCTCGCGCGGGCGCTCGCGCCCGTGGCCGGCGCGCTGCGCGTGACCGTCGTCGACAACTCCGGCGACCCCGAGGTCCGGCGCGTCGCCGAGGACGCCGGGGCGCGCTACCTCGACCCCGGCGCCAACCTCGGGTTCGCCGCCGCCGTGAACCTCGGGGTGCGCAGCGCGCGCCCCGGCGCGGACGTGCTGCTGCTCAACCCGGACGCCCGGGTCGACCTGGCCGGCGTGCGGACCCTGCACCGCGCGCTGCGCGCCGACGCGGGTCTGGCCGCCGTCGGCCCCGCGCAGGTGGACGACGACGGCGCCCCGGCCCGGGTGCGCTGGCCGTTCCCGACGCCGGCCGCCGCGTGGCGGCCAGGCCGCGGGCCTCGGCGTCCCGGAGACCGCCGACGGCTTCGTGATCGGCTCCGTGCTGCTGCTCCGCGCCGAGGCGCTGGCCGCGGTCGGCGGGTTCGACGAGCGGTTCTTCCTGTACTCCGAGGAGACCGACTGGCAGCGCCGCGCGCACGACGCCGGCTGGCGCTCGGCCGTGGTCGAGGACGTGCTCGCCGGCCACGTCGGCGCCGGCACCAGCACCGACCCGACCCGGCGCGAGACGCACTTCCACGCGTCCCAGGAGCGGTACTTCCGGACGCACCACGGCGCGGCGGGCTGGGCGTCGGCCCGCGCGGCCGTCGCGCTCGGCGCGGTGCCGCGCGCGCTGCTCCCCGGCGACCGCGGCGCCGCCGCACGGCTGCGGCTGCGGCTCTACCTGCGCGGCCCGCTGCGGGCCGAGGCGGCGCTGGGCGACCCGCGCACCCCGCGGCCGGCCCCCGCGCCCCCGGTCCCGCCCGCCCCCGTGCGCACCGCGCACGCCGCAGACGCCGGCACGACCCCCGAGACCGCCGACCGGGAGGCCGCCGCGTGACGACCACGACCCCGCCCGCCGTGCCCCGCGCCGCGGCGCCCGCCCCCGAGCTCGCCCCCGGCGTCCGCCCGCACCGCGTCGCGGTCTCCGGCGCGCTCGCCGAGCGTCTCCCCCGCACCACCGCCGGCCGCCGCGCGCTGGCCGGGGGTGCGCTCGTCGCCACCGCCCTCGTCGTCGGCGCGGCCACCTCCACCCAGCCGGTGCTGGCCCTCGGCGTCGCCGCGGTGGTGCTGGTCGTCGGCCTCACGCTCCGGATGCCGATGGCGCTGCCCGTGCTCGGCATGCCGCTGCTGCTCCTGGTCAACCGGGTCGGCGGGGCGCTGTCGGTCTCGGACTTCGTGCTGTTCGCCGCGTTCTGGCCGGCGCTGCTGTTCGGCCGGCGCCCGCTGACCCGGCCCATGCGCAACGTGCTGTGGGCGTCGGCGTTCTACCAGGCCACGGTGCTGTTCACCGTCATCGCCAACCCCTACGTCGCGAACGCCGTCGAGTGGTTCCACGAGTGGCTGCTGGTCGGCGGCGCGCTCCTCGTCGGCTGGGCGATCGGCGCCGCCGGGCACGCGCGGCTCGCGCTGGGCCTGTACGTCGGCGGCTCCGGCGTCGTCGCCCTCGCCGCCCTGGGCCAGTTCGCCGTGAACGCGGCGTCCGGGAACTTCGGGCCGGTGTACCTCAACGAGCCGCTGCTCATGCACAAGAACTACATCGGGTGCGTGCTGGCGTTCGCGGCGATCATCGTCTACACCCGGCCGCGGTGGCTGCGGTGGAACGACCTGATCTGCCTCGGCCTGTTCGGGCTGTTCCTCGCCGGCATCCTCGTGGCGCAGTCCCGGCAGGCGCTCATCGGCCTGGCCGTCGCCATCGCCGTCGTCGCGCTGCGGCCCGACCCGCACCGGCACCGCTCGAAGGTCGTGCTGCTCGCCATCGCCGGCGCCGCGGTCGTCATCGGCACGCTCGTGCAGGACCAGCTCGAGTCCGGCAACCAGTACAACTCCGCCTACCAGCGGCTGACCTGGTTCCGGCAGTCGCTGCTGATCTGGGAGCAGTACCCGTGGTTCGGCGCCGGCCTGCGCTGGTGGTACACCGACCGGTTCGAGGAGAACTTCCAGCCTCCGAACGCCGAGTTCGAGATGCTGTCGTCCGGCGGCATCGTCGGGCTCGTCGGGTTCCTCGTGATGTTCCTGGCGATCCTGGTCGTCCTCTGGCGGGTCGACTCCCGGTACGGCACCCTCGCGTTCGTCCTGGTGCTCATGCGGTTCGTGCAGGGTCAGTTCGACCTGTTCTGGGTAGCGGCCCAGGTGTCGATCCCGTTCGTCATCGCCGGCATCTGCCTCGGCGCGCAGGCGCACGCGCAGCGCTCCGGGGAGGTCGAGGACGAGCCCGCGGTGCTCGGACCGCCGCCGCCCCCGTCGTCCCGGAGCACCCCCGGCCCGTCCGACAGCCCCGCCGGCCGGCGCGCCCGGCACCTGCGCGAGGCCGTCGTCGGCGGTCGGCCGCGCCGCCGCCGCCCCGCGCTGCCCGTCGGCCACCGGGAGCCCTCGTGA
- a CDS encoding glycosyltransferase family 4 protein: protein MSASGGSGGTGGSGGGDAGAAARVPEVHVLTPGDHFSPRTGSAIPTVVDGLCAALPAGAAPRPRVVVADGTYPDRYASADPVGYPLATARPADRYLDALAGRLGLARPGVRRTLRPTLGDQEAWAPGVVLAHNAPQLVPLVHERHAAVLYAHNLLLRTYSPREADRVLGRAAAIVCVSGALADQTAAHLPARLRDRLRVVPNGVDTTRFVPRPDPGRGERLRVLFVGRMIPDKGADVVLDAVARLGRDDVELTLVGSQNFDAGAAPSPYERDLRAKAAALGDRVRLLPFTPRAEVAAVYRDADVVVVPSRWAEPFALTVMEGMASGVPVVASAIGGIPEVAGDAGVLVRPDDPAELAAALEALADDEALRRRIGSRCRSWARTHDWAWARGRLDAVLTEVAGVSPTPVG, encoded by the coding sequence GTGAGCGCGTCCGGCGGGTCCGGCGGGACGGGCGGGTCGGGCGGCGGCGACGCCGGCGCGGCCGCGCGCGTGCCCGAGGTGCACGTCCTCACCCCCGGCGACCACTTCTCCCCGCGCACCGGGTCGGCCATCCCGACGGTCGTCGACGGGCTCTGCGCGGCACTCCCGGCGGGCGCGGCCCCGCGGCCCCGGGTCGTCGTCGCGGACGGCACGTACCCCGACCGGTACGCCAGCGCGGACCCGGTGGGCTACCCGCTCGCCACCGCGCGCCCGGCGGACCGCTACCTCGACGCGCTGGCCGGGCGGCTCGGGCTCGCACGCCCGGGCGTGCGGCGCACGCTGCGCCCGACGCTGGGCGACCAGGAGGCGTGGGCGCCCGGCGTGGTGCTCGCGCACAACGCCCCGCAGCTGGTCCCGCTGGTGCACGAGCGCCACGCGGCCGTGCTGTACGCGCACAACCTGCTGCTGCGCACCTACAGCCCGCGCGAGGCCGACCGGGTGCTCGGCCGGGCCGCCGCGATCGTGTGCGTCAGCGGCGCCCTCGCCGACCAGACCGCGGCGCACCTGCCCGCGCGGCTGCGCGACCGGCTCCGGGTCGTGCCGAACGGCGTCGACACCACCCGGTTCGTGCCGCGCCCGGACCCGGGGCGCGGCGAGCGGCTGCGGGTGCTGTTCGTCGGCCGGATGATCCCGGACAAGGGCGCGGACGTGGTCCTGGACGCGGTCGCACGGCTCGGCCGGGACGACGTCGAGCTGACGCTGGTCGGCTCGCAGAACTTCGACGCGGGCGCGGCCCCGTCGCCGTACGAGCGGGACCTGCGCGCGAAGGCCGCCGCGCTGGGCGACCGGGTGCGGCTGCTGCCGTTCACCCCGCGCGCCGAGGTGGCCGCGGTGTACCGGGACGCGGACGTCGTGGTCGTGCCCTCGCGGTGGGCGGAGCCGTTCGCGCTCACCGTCATGGAGGGCATGGCCAGCGGGGTCCCCGTCGTGGCGTCGGCGATCGGCGGCATCCCCGAGGTCGCGGGCGACGCCGGCGTGCTGGTGCGCCCGGACGACCCTGCGGAGCTCGCCGCGGCGCTCGAGGCCCTCGCCGACGACGAGGCGCTGCGCCGCCGGATCGGGTCGCGCTGCCGGTCCTGGGCGCGGACCCACGACTGGGCCTGGGCGCGCGGGCGGCTGGACGCCGTGCTCACCGAGGTGGCGGGTGTTTCACCCACGCCGGTCGGGTGA
- a CDS encoding glycosyltransferase family 2 protein encodes MSPRATVGMPVYNGEKYLPAALDSVREQDEADLEIVISDNASTDATEEICRAAAAEDDRIRYVRLPENRGGRFNFNHVLSLATAPYFTWAAADDVRRPAFVRRCLEVFAESDPATVLVYPRTQIIDAGGIVTEDLNDADLACDEPTPHERMGHFLRAQAAHLFYGLHRTDALRRTRGIRPTVGNDLVILAELACQGPFQLVPEQLFLQRRHSEQFSQQGQAQVAWHAPSASVRFAFPHTKVSVELAQGVLASDVPAAEKARALATIPVAWTIPRWRGPAADVWAALGLEPRSRRR; translated from the coding sequence ATGAGCCCCAGGGCCACCGTGGGCATGCCCGTCTACAACGGCGAGAAGTACCTGCCCGCCGCGCTCGACTCGGTGCGGGAGCAGGACGAGGCCGACCTCGAGATCGTGATCTCGGACAACGCCTCGACCGACGCCACCGAGGAGATCTGCCGCGCCGCGGCGGCCGAGGACGACCGCATCCGGTACGTCCGGCTGCCGGAGAACCGGGGCGGGCGGTTCAACTTCAACCACGTGCTGTCGCTGGCGACCGCCCCGTACTTCACCTGGGCCGCCGCCGACGACGTCCGGCGCCCGGCGTTCGTCCGGCGCTGCCTGGAGGTGTTCGCCGAGTCCGACCCGGCGACCGTCCTGGTGTACCCGCGCACGCAGATCATCGACGCGGGCGGGATCGTCACCGAGGACCTGAACGACGCCGACCTCGCGTGCGACGAGCCGACGCCGCACGAGCGGATGGGCCACTTCCTGCGGGCGCAGGCGGCGCACCTGTTCTACGGCCTGCACCGCACGGACGCGCTGCGCCGCACCCGGGGCATCCGGCCGACGGTCGGGAACGACCTGGTGATCCTGGCCGAGCTCGCCTGCCAGGGGCCGTTCCAGCTGGTGCCCGAGCAGCTGTTCCTGCAGCGCCGGCACAGCGAGCAGTTCTCCCAGCAGGGGCAGGCGCAGGTCGCCTGGCACGCCCCGTCCGCGTCGGTGCGGTTCGCGTTCCCGCACACGAAGGTCAGCGTCGAGCTCGCCCAGGGCGTGCTCGCCTCGGACGTGCCCGCCGCGGAGAAGGCGCGCGCGCTGGCGACGATCCCCGTGGCGTGGACGATCCCGCGCTGGCGCGGGCCGGCCGCCGACGTGTGGGCGGCCCTCGGGCTCGAGCCGCGGAGCCGGCGCCGGTGA